TTTAAGATGCAAAACATGCTTTTTAGGGTTTTcacagattaaaataattaacaatgtttaataatgttttgtatttcatgtttactctcaagattttttatttgctgAAATGCTTCTAAATCAGGGCTCaacaattttgagaaatattCAGTTAATTTTGCCGTCACTACATCTCACGTTAGTTGATcatgtatattacatttacatttagtcatttagcagacgcttttatccaaagcgacttacaaaagatGACAGTAGGAGCAATCAAACCTAATGCAGTACacaaggtttttatatatatatatatatatatatatatatatatatatatatatatatatatataaagaatagagaaggctagtgttagaggcctggtttaagaaaacaagcagttagaaaacaaatagagagtgcaagtgttagagggtcaagtcaacaaatagataaaatagaattagaatagagagtgctatagaattagagggtcaaatgaagatggAAGAGATTTAGTTTTTAGCTGTTTCTTAAAGATGTATGTGTGCTTTTAAaccaatataaaatatgaaaaatatttgtaacattatcaagacataaaaaatggaaatgaatacattacagtaatatatacagacacaaataaatgtaagagAAAATTTATTTCAACAAGTTGTAAGTAGTCAATGCATGATGTGTCCATGAACATTTCCCCcatcaaaataaagattttaggttaaattgtgaattttacatttaaattgtattaaggGAAACTGTAAACCTTCATGTAACTGGTCTCAATTTTcaccattttaacattttaattacatttttgcctTCACTAGTTAATTTTCAAAGAAAATACCTTTTAAGTTTAatttcttcttcctctctctcaatTGATATGgctacatgaattaaaaaaaatcacaaaatctcAATCCCAGAGCTACTACTACTAAGTAGTAATAGTAGTACTcttaaatgataattataattcTACAAGTAATTCAGtgctgtttaaaatattttaaataggatTTATGTTTAAAATCAGGTGCTAAATTTAGTGGGACAAAACGCACATTTTCCTCATTAGGTAGGcttattaaacctttttttttttggtattttttattggtttggtaaaaaaaaaaaaaaaaaatatatatatatatatatatatatatatatatatatatatatatatatatatatatatatatatatatatatatatatatatatatataatttttttattggtttggtaTTTTATAGAAACAAGAAATATTATCTCAAACACTTTACTATGAGCTTTCTGTCTCTCACTTTCAACCCAAAACGTCCCGCTGACTGCATTCGTTGTGAGAGGGAGGTTGAACGTGCAACCCTGAAAAGACCCCTCAGTCGTCATGTTTCAGTTCTACAGACGTCAGGAGGGCGTGGCCAGGGCCTCACCTCCAGCgcgctggccaatcagagcgcagccGGCTTCTCTTGAAAGCCTCTTGTGCTGCGGATATAAGACCTCCGCGGCGGGCTGATGCAATACTGGAAGATACTGAATGAAGCATCAGCGacaaaaaaacagataaagaaaGCTGCTCACGTCGGCCAGAGAAACACGTTTTCTGCCTAATCTCTGAATCTTATTCTAGTCAATAGGTGAGTGAATTAATTTACTGAAATCGATTGCATTTTGCTTAAGGTTGGCTTCCCATGGCCTTGACTGAAAGATAATGCATGATAGtttaattttcactttcacaacctTATCGCTTTTACTTCTCAATCCAATTACTTTGTCCTAAAGCATTCCGTTAAATATCTGTGTGATTTTAGGCCTATAATGAAGCTCAAGACGTGGTTATCTTATATACCTCTTCCTCGTTTTGTCACAAGACTTCCCTTTAGTGTTTCATAAAATACGGTAGTTCGTGTGGAACAAAGTGTCAAAATCCTGATAACGCGACCGTTATTTTGAGGTGTTCGTTCATGGGTGTAGTCGGTCGTCGCGAGCACGTTTGCTCACGTTCTTCTGGAGTCGCTAATGTTAGTCTGCCAGCAGAAGTCTTGCACACCGCTTCAGTCATACCGATAGTTTTAACCCTGCCCTGGGTCAGATAACTTGTCAGTTTAAAACGCGGTTGTCACTTCCCCCTAATGACCTCTAAAACTACCTGACATAAATCAAAACATCGccaactgtgcgttcacaccgccggcgtcgagagcgtcaaaaatCGCTCTGGCCGCTCGTGAGCGCTCTGACGCTCTGACATAGATCGAATGCTTATCGTGAATTTAAAgcggccgcaaagcaaacaagcttgttgatcttgtgcagactgacCATATGAGCgtaacgttataagttaacctcattaatattgttgtggacgaagaaataagatcctttacctaataatgtataaagcactgtaaaaatactctgatgcaagtaaaagtcctgcattaaaaatgttacttaagtaaatataatcaagtataaactgggactactgtagcctagtattatttattatatcattagattattattcttatatcgttactgcacatcagcaactcaccagaaacatgaacaatttcagacaccttggtccacgtatcatttttaattattttttttatgtccctgtacgcaaacagggacacatcatagattactgcaaacccgccacagcaataatcaacctttTGTTTTGAGAACTAATGTGGTTGGAGCTGCGTTCTCTatcctctcaagcggtggactcctacgttctgattggttgctgcccaaccgcgtcatagatcattaccataaagttgccctgatttcaactctcctcgacgctCTCAACGGCCAAGTCGCGCCGCGCCGCTCCTCGCCGCTGCTCGACgccggctcacattgaaaatgaatgacttccggccactttgacaCCATCGACGCTGGCGGAGTTAACTAGCAATAAAGGTGCAAGAATGATACAGCGAGTTGTTTAGCAACAGACAACCAATCATGAGCTCCCTCTAtgcttatctcattaaatattcatgagattTGACGCGAAGACGTCTACAAGCATGTAGAAAACGGATAAAAATGTAGACGACAGGCAGAAGAAGGGTTAACTGGGTTATAAAGAGTCCATATTGTATTTGCTTTAATTATGTTCATATTTCAAATGACCAAAGCGGGTCTACGTGGCCACTTTTGGCCACAGATGGATTAAAACGGGCCGTGTACCGTATTACCCTAAATTAGGATGTTAATACGGGGCTTTACAAATATGCAGTGTGAAATTTCGAAACACGTCTGTCAAAAATTAATTACTAACCCGGAATAGCGCATGAACACAGTGTGAACGTGGAACAAGACAACCCAGCATTGCGTCCCAGGCTTTGCACTGTGAAAAAATCCTTTGAAAACGAGTCTAAACTGATCTAAATTCCCAGAAGTCTGACTGAGCTTTCCGTTAAAAGATAAAACCGGCTTGGATTGTGTGTTAGGGtattgtgaaaaaagaaaaaaaccggGACACGAACAGAACAGTCCGCACATACTTGGCACAGTGAAGCCTTTGGAGGTCGGATTGAAGGATGTGTTCGGCATCTCGCCACGGGGCTCGCGTGCTGATTGGCTGCCGGCGAAGGCAGGGCAGAATAAATACGCTCACATTACATTCTTCGTTCCTTTCGTGCCTTTACATTCGCAAGGTAAGAAAGTTCGGCGATGACAGCctggaaattaacatttttttccgGTTAACTATACGAATTTAACAGAAGGATGAACTCTGAGGAGCCTTACATCAGGTTTAGTTCATTAAATTTCTTTACCTGCCAGAGTAATTTACGAGCGTCACTGCACCGAGCCTCATGTGACTACGTTTGAAATAGCACTGATGTAAGAAGCATATGTTCGATGTTTGACTCGAAATGTTAATCCGAAAACAGCACAAGCTTTTATATTTAGATGTCCAGCAGCTtccaacctgtatgacttgcttcTGAGGAACAAAAAAGGAAATGTTAGGCAGAATGACAAACAGAATGCTTTCACTTTCAatgtatagaaaaaaacaaaattatacagtggAAGTGAATTGTGACTGAGGCTGTCTTTATGCCTGACATTTCttttgttccactgaagaaagaaagtcacacaggtttggaaataTACGacgggtgaactattcttttaattgtAGGTTCTGATAATGTGTGATACCTCAACACCTCTTGTTTTTGCAGGTGACAGTATGCCAGTCTTCAGAGCCCTTAGTAAGGTGGCAAAGCAGGCCCTGCTGGCCCCTGCGTGTGGGTGTCAGCCTCTGACGGTGGCGATACGCAACATCAGCTTCTCCCCGCGTCAGGTCACCTCTGGATCTGATGCCAGCTTTCATTCTGTGTCCTTCTCTGAAACCGACCACCCCAAAGTTCTCATCACAGGTGTGAAAAACGGGTTCTTGGTACActggcattttttatttaagagttgggacttttgtatttttgtcacgTTAATCACAGTGGTTTTAGCACATTTTTAAGATGGGTGGATCCTGACTCCCCTACTGTGTTTTTGCATGACATttgatctttttctctctctgtcaggtggcCTCGGGCAACTAGGGGTTGGGCTTGCTAAACTATTAAGGTATGCACATTGtagtatatacactgtatataaaagcaTTAATCTTTTGCATTGTAGATGCatttacaaatgtaatgttttacataaaaacGTATTTTACATAATAAAGTTATATCTCCTGACTCATAGGAAGCGATTTGGAAAAAACAATGTGATCCTCTCAGATATCAGGAAACCACCAAGCAATGTCTTTCACAGTGGTATGTCTTCTGTTCATCTCAAACTAATTCTTACTATAATTTCATGAAAGAAATTGGGTctgttatattataattatatatccaTTCAAACCAGATGTTTGCCAGATGTAGTTTGGAGAGTCATTTGTTAGAGATCATTTATCATTTCCAAATGTTAAAGTAATTTAGATGAGTAAAGAAGTgctaattatgtttattatagttGCTAATgaactgttttgtgaaaaatgttttaattagccTGGATAATTGatttaacatttgtttgcatgtctaaaacaggtgaacatttaaaagataaagGATTTTTATCTTCATTTCAGCATTGTTAATACTTAGAAATATGTTCAGAACTAGACTGATCACAcaagttctgacttttttttttttttacacaggccCCTTTATCTACTCTGACATTCTGGACTACAAGAACTTGCGAGAGATTGTAGTAAATAACAGGATCACCTGGTTAGTGCATTACAGTGCTCTTCTAAGTGCTGTTGGGGAAGCTAATGTGGCACTGGCACGAGCAGTCAACATCACAGGTAAGACTTTAGAAAACTAATGTAATGCATTGCATTTAGACAAtacattaaatgtaacatttttatatttttataatctgtttctgtgcttttttttttcaaataaattacatgggtgttttaacaggaaaaatttataatatttctatCAAATAGAAAATTGTATATAGTGTTTACTATAATGttctaaaacaattattttgtctAGATCTTTTCATAAAAATAGCCTTTGatgaaattagcttttttttttctgtaggacTACACAACATCCTAGACATTGCAGCAGAACACGGGCTTCGGCTCTTTGTGCCCAGTACAATTGGTGCCTTCGGACCAACTTCACCTCGAAATCCCACTCCTGACCTTTGTGTGCAGAGACCACGCACTATATATGGCGTCTCTAAAGTCCATGCAGAGCTTATGGGGGAGGTAAGACACCAGTCACCCATATTTTAGTAATTTCACTTATTTTCTGTGCCGTATGGAATCTTAATCTTTACCCATGATCCTCTTCTGCAGTACTACCACCACCGATATGGCCTTGACTTCCGCTGTCTGCGGTACCCTGGCATCATCTCTGCAGACTCACAGCCCGGCGGTGGCACGACAGGTACAGTGCACTTTGCTCCATCTGTGTTTTTTGGCACATGACCTTGCTCACGTACGTAAGTGAAGTTATGCAACTGGCACTTGCTCAGAAAGGGGTGTTGTTCGCTTTTGAGCCTGCACCAATGCCGACCAGCCATATGAACCACACCTCCAGCTGCCAGAAATCACATGTACAAACCTGAAAAGTACTTTGACAGCTgttgctgtcattctgttgctTGTGGTAGAGGAGactgctgaccaaaaaaaaaccattgaGTCATAAAAGTCTGTCTTCATTGGCTTTTTTCCAGACTACGCTGTGCAGATTTTCCATGACGCCGTCAAGACCGGCAAGTTTGAGTGCAACTTAAAACCAGACACACGGCTGCCCATGATGTACATAGATGACTGTTTGCGGGCCACCCTGGAGGTGATGGAGGCGCCGGCGGAATCGCTCAGTATGCGCACCTACAACATCAATGCCATGAGCTTCACTCCAGAGGAACTTGCAAAGGAGGTCCAAAAACAGCTGCCTGATCTCCAGGTCACATATGAGATTGACTCTGTACGACAGGCTATTGGTATGATCCAAAACATCTGCACTTCCCTCAAAAATTTTGGTACAAATAAATGGTGTAAATCATacaaaaacacttgttttttcCTTCCGTATAGCTGACAGTTGGCCCATGAACTTTGATGACAGCAACGCACGCAATGACTGGTGCTGGAAGCACGACTATGATCTGCCGGAGTTGGTCCAGACGATGCTCAACTTCATCGGCTCAGACTCCCGCATCGCCCAGGCCAACTGAGTCTGCTCATGAACACTGAAAATCTGTATATTTCATAAAGATTTAGTGACGCAGAAGAGAGAACTGTGATCTGTAAATAGTCATATTCCTTTTCTCTTTTGTGTCATCTGTATATTCCTTTTGACTAGCACAGACTATATGTATAATTGCAAATTATACAAAGAGGTCAGGTCTCTTTTCAAGTCAAGGTGGAAAACCGTCAGACAGGTATTTTTGCACAGGTATTTTGAAAGCTAAATTAAAGGAATGGGTTTAAACCTGATGTTATCCTCTTGTGCTTCGCATTTAGTGAAAAAGGATCATTATGTCTCCagataaaataaaccaaacaaacatgaatgtccaaaaatgaacatggcagatcctaaaatgtaaaaaatgatactatctttctgaattttttttttgttgttgttgttgagagagagagagagagaaattttatTACTGTACCTTTGAAGAAGAGCATAATATATGAGGGAAAAGGCTGATGGCAGAGTTCAGACTAACAGGAATGAAAGCTAGGAATTGTTACAGCAGCTTCAACCCATtctaaaataaacagacaaaaattcTGGTTTAAACAGGGTGGAACTCAGATGTAGGTCCTCAGGGAAAGTGGGGGTCATGATGAATGACGTTATCATATCCCTTTTGGTTACTTTTCCTCTCTTGTGCACTATCTATTTATTCAGACTGCTCACAAATGAAATGCAAGATTTGGTCTTGCTTCACATGTTTGCTGTATACTTTAATAAGGtcacttttttaaatgcaatttctgTCATATATTGCATTTCCCCATAAACGTTTTCCCACAGAGAATATATTATCCCGTATGAAAGGGGAGAGTGGGAagcaaatttaaattatttttagttaagcTTTGCATCCACATCTTTTGTTCTTTTGATCACAAAACTTGTATCAATAAAGCTTTTTTATCTGTAACAAATTGCATTgtctttaatttgaaatataataaattagttaTTTGAGTGCAATagactgagatttaaaaaaaaaatattgtaacatttttaaattaagtagGATGGAGCTGTcctggtattttatttatttatttttcattttcctgGTGTTTATCTTCGCTTGTTAAATATTACCCACCTAACTGCAGTGCCACCAgtcattaaaacttttatttataacttttgtgGGAAATATGTTCATCGTTTTGATGGCTGTTTCTCTCGCAGCTATAATGACTGCACAAGAGTTGTGCATTAATGCACGTTCACACTGCACCgtcttgtcacttttgatcaaggcGATTAGTGCATAATGCATTGATTTAAGAATATAATCTCACTAAATAATTAGTCGTTTTTCTTATCCGCAGCAATGCCTTGGCATGTTTTTGTTGGAGTCGTGTCACATAAACATTTCAGTGGCATTCAACCAAGTTTcctttttatttagatttcaaatgTAGGCCTACACTTCGAAAGCAGGTTATATAATACCTGTTTGTACAGTATATCCAGTAGCCtaacaaaatatttatcattCTTTCATAAAGTATAGGGTTATAAAATGGGCGGTAGTTATCTGCTAAATTGATTATGTAAGTACTTGGCAAACGCAGGCTAACTGTAGGTTGTGAAGCTTACCAGGTTCGCTTGAATAATTAGATGCCCTTCTTAAAGTTTTATGttcataagatttttttaagttttgattttGTCTCTAGCACGGACACTGCAAAAACCAAAAAAGAGATTACAATGCGTAGGTTTTGTGGCGGGGTTCTTAGCAAAGAAAACTTTTTGCCACCTGTGAGAGTCAGACGAGTTTCAGTCGAGGACAGTTTTATCTGTCAGCAgttctttcaaatgaaattcCACCTCAGGTAAAGTATGATAATGTGATCTCAATGTAGTTTAGTGGCGTGACACAAAAATGTCCACGGACAGGTTTACAGTTGAAGTgattcattttcttaaaaaaattataataaaaaaaatcgcGTCGCCtagtaaaagtatttaaatgcattacgTGGTTAAGTGGTAATTTTCCTTCTTCTGACTGTATATGTTATACTTGTCATGAAGCTTTTGTTTAATAAGGCTGTTGCAAAATCACTGTTGTATTTCCATCATTTTTCATAACGCTCCATCATTTCATAACGTGTTTGTAGAATGCAGGGCCTGTCGTCTGGATCCCTCACCGGTATGAGGcatgcatttaaacaaatattgacCTCTACTTGACCACCAAAGATATAAGATATACATCTAAATATATATGCTAGAAGATTTAACAGGGtttcaaaaagttatttttctttaatacatttttattcatttcttacAATAATGTACAACAAGATTAAATGGCTAAGACTGACTTCGTTTGTGTTAAAAGCTtacaaagttgttttaaatttgtgtACAATTTTCTGGTTTTATTCAAGTAATTGAGAAATATGACCAATTATGTGGGATAGAACAAGTGATTAACtattaaaaacctgaaaaaaaaaattgtttgcatgGGTTTGTACCGTAAAACCTTCCAACTTCCCAAAATCTTCACCTATAAGAGGAGAGCACAATCTATATAAATGTCATGCAAACATTACATAACACATTTGCATGCCCACTCATATGACAGCATAACCTCCTCCCACTCGTTCTTCTCATGTGATACTCTTGTCCCAATTCACAAAACCCCTGTCGAGTTTCCCAGAACCGAGCAATAAATTTCAAATGGAGTGCCTTCTTTCTTCTTGTGTCATGTTGTATAAGCATTCATTGCGTGAACACACCTCTCCACGCACACAACTCTCCACCAATACCAGAAGCAGGAGTTAGTCAACATGCTGTGTGAATATTGAATATCAGAGCTGgcagtctgtctgtctgagtgaaggtcagtaaacaaacaagcacagTCAGTTCCTTGAAGAGGGAAGTGCCAAAAAATGCTGTGTTGCAGCTGTCTCATGGTTTAAAACACAGAGCAATCATCATCAAGGACTTACACACTGCTATGGTCTTTTTGAATGAAAAACTCAAACACATGAatacacccttaaaaataaagatattggcatttatggttccatgGAGAAcctaacatccatggaaactttctaTTGCACAAAGGTCCTTTAAAGTAACAATGTAGCACATTTACTCTAAATTAAGCGGAAAGGTTAAAGGAATTCTGAGAATGGAAcaccatatttggctgtatgtcacgtcacttcacgtcactttttttttaaaggggctaatattggtatatattttctgtagattaaagaaatatttcacataaaaaataaatgtaatttcaaatttttttttaataataataataataataataataataataatatatataatatatatatatatatatatatatatatatatatatatatatatatatatatatatatatatatatatatatatatatatatatatatttttttttttcgtttcttttAATCCTACAATAGCTACAATTTGTGTACAATTTTTAAAACGTGAAATGAGTTTATttacttgattattttattaaacatttttttaaagacatgtttttaaaataagctaCTTTTCATGATAGATTGTTTTCAAGAGTTGTTACTAGGGAGTTGTTTTACATGAAAAAAGTTCTGtgtaacacagaaaacaaaaacaaataaacaaaatgaacaaacatggGATTTGTGTttctaatgcttttttaaaaaagccaTGGGACACCGAAGTGTACTGTATTATGTACCTCAGGGATTATCAGAGAAATACCATCAAACCATGAAAATGGTTTTGATATACATGCTCCAGAACATCCCTTTCTTGCCAATTGAGTGATTACTAATGGCAATTCAATCTGTAACATTTTCACCTCGGCGGCTGTGCCACGTACAGCAGGATCAATGACCAGTAAAATGGGAATTCAATAAGACATTGCAGCGTTACTCACTCAGACTCTTCTTCTTTCACTGTATATCACCACAGACAGCAGATGAACTCTTTAACCTCCAGCTAAAGATCAGCCTTCACCTCCGTAATGACATGCTTCCCATTGCAGAGAAATTATGCGTTATGGTTGGGATCATAAAATTTCAGCCATGTGAGAATGGATTTCTAAATTCACATGTAAAGAGTTTTGACAGGATGTGATATATTTCCTGATAGATCTAAGTTGacacaattattttacaatattcacCCCCAGACCTTTTCCTCACACCTCACTGTGTTCATAGTAAAAGGATTCGCAGGTTATTGCTGTAGTTAGTTTGTttctaaaacaataaatacaccCAATAATTAGAGGACAAGAAATTTGGAAGTAATTATAGTCTCATGATGATATTTATAActgattatatttttgtattgaaaatacagctgtgcaaaGCACAAATAATTGTACTCTTGCCTATGAAACAACATTCTGACTGATTGAATGATTTTCATGcaacaaaaagaaaagtgtacAAATGAAGATTTGACACTATATCCATGTGAAAAAGAAGTAAGCTTTAGCATACTATTAAAAAGAATacttaatattgaaataaaacacttattattgtatacttatttacttattatggaaataatacagagtgaactgaatgtaatgttttcagatacttatgttatttacaattaaatgtaaatttataaaaatttatataaaatgcaattatttgaacTTAAGAGTTCTGTTTTAACACACTTAGGACTCAATTACCTTTAAGTAtgaaattaatatgtaatttcatTGCTCtattgaaatatggttaaagcgCTCAGTGTAAGTGACAAGCATTTATggcaaacaaaatataaatatttaatttctccttcgaatgttatataaattatttaaatatatttgtaattacaatgATGAAgttacaatttattacattttatcagACAGTATGTGAACTTTACAAGCATTGAAATAACACACCAAAGTTACAatttttagtatgttagtcacAGCAAAATAGtgtctttaaagcacaacaacaaattattaagTGATAACATAATGATTTATAGAATACTTTAATGCTTTTAATTGCTATTATCACAAAGTACACAGAATAAATTTAGAAGAAtatggtccccactgacttccatagtattttttcccaataggctactatggaagtcaatggataccgccaaatgtttggttaccaacagtctgcaaaaatatcttcatgtgttcaacagaagaaaaactcATATTGACACAGATTGAGTGAGTAAATTATagcagaattttcagttttggatgaATTGTTAAAAGGCAGTCAGTCAAGTGTACTCTAGGCCTTATGCAGCCTTTTATTAGtctgcagttttatttttcataagggtATCTTGGCTA
The sequence above is drawn from the Cyprinus carpio isolate SPL01 chromosome B20, ASM1834038v1, whole genome shotgun sequence genome and encodes:
- the LOC109107111 gene encoding L-threonine 3-dehydrogenase, mitochondrial-like; amino-acid sequence: MPVFRALSKVAKQALLAPACGCQPLTVAIRNISFSPRQVTSGSDASFHSVSFSETDHPKVLITGGLGQLGVGLAKLLRKRFGKNNVILSDIRKPPSNVFHSGPFIYSDILDYKNLREIVVNNRITWLVHYSALLSAVGEANVALARAVNITGLHNILDIAAEHGLRLFVPSTIGAFGPTSPRNPTPDLCVQRPRTIYGVSKVHAELMGEYYHHRYGLDFRCLRYPGIISADSQPGGGTTDYAVQIFHDAVKTGKFECNLKPDTRLPMMYIDDCLRATLEVMEAPAESLSMRTYNINAMSFTPEELAKEVQKQLPDLQVTYEIDSVRQAIADSWPMNFDDSNARNDWCWKHDYDLPELVQTMLNFIGSDSRIAQAN